GCGATGGCGTTGGCACCGGAGGCCGCGCAGAGTTGCACGCCGAACACGCCGAGGCCGCCGGAGGCACCCCAGATCAGGACGTTCTGGCCAGGCTTCACCGTGTGGGGGGCGTGGCCGAACAACATGCGGTAGGCGGTGGCCAGCGTCAGCGTGTAGCAGGCCGCCTCTTCCCAGGTGAGGTGCTTCGGCCGGACCATGAGCTGGCGGGACTGCACCCGGCAGAACTGCGCGAAGGACCCGTCGCCGGTCTCGTAACCCCAGATGCGCTGCGAGGGCGAGAACATCGGGTCGCCGCCGTTGCACTCCTCGTCGTCGCCGTCGTCGCGGTTGCAGTGGACGATGACCTCGTCGCCGACCTTCCAGCGCTTCACCTTGGAACCGACCTTCCAGACGATGCCGGAGGCGTCGGAACCCGCGATGTGGTACTCGCCCTTGTGGACGTCGAAGGGCGAGATCGGCTCGCCGAGGCCAGCCCAGACGCCGTTGTAGTTGACGCCCGCAGCCATGACGTAAACCAGCACCTCGTCGTCGCCGATCTCCCAGACCGGCAGCACCTCGAGCTGGTGAGACTGCTCCGGCGGCCCATGGCGCTCGCGACGGATCGCCCAGGCATACATCTTGGCCGGCACGTGACCCAGCGGCGGGATCTCACCCATCTCGTAGAGGTCCTTGACCTCCCCGCCCGTCGGACTGATCGCAGCGCTCGCCGCCATCTCACTCTCCTCTCGTCCCGCGTGTTGCTCACGGCCGCGGTTCTCCTTCGCGCTATAGCGGCGATGTCGAGGGCGTCCAAGTGGGTCGAAAGTCGAAACCCCACGGTTTCCGACCTGAAAAAGCCGTCGGCAAAGGGCCGCCGCTCACGTATTCAAATTCGCCTTCCCGCGCGACCAAGTATTATTCGCCCGCCGCGTTGCAGGTCACAAGCCCGAGACCTTAGGCGCCGCTCTCGCGGACGTTTAGGTGGACTTTATACCAGCCACCGAAACAGGCGTGTCGGCGCCGGCACCCTCAAATCCCGCTGTCGTCGCGCACAAGTTTTTTAAAGGCCGTCGGCCGCATGCGGGAGGCTCTTGCACTTCCGTCGCGGATGACGCGTGGCCAAGCCTTCGCTACGGTGGCCGCACGACCGCGCCCGGCGCGGATACAAAGATCACACGGAGGCGAGGATGGGCGCGAGCGTCGCGGAGACCAAGAGCGACAAGTCGAGCCGCGATAAGCCCTGGATCATCCGCACCTACGCGGGGCATTCCACCGCGGCGGAGTCGAACAAGCTCTATCGCGGCAATCTCGCCAAGGGCCAGACCGGACTGTCGGTGGCCTTCGACCTGCCGACCCAGACCGGTTACGACCCCGACCACGAGCTGTCCCGCGGCGAGGTCGGCAAGGTCGGCGTCTCGATCGCGCATCTCGGCGACATGCGGACCCTGTTCCAGGACATCCCGCTCGCCCAGATGAACACCTCGATGACGATCAACGCCACGGCCCCCTGGCTGCTGGCGCTCTACCTCGCGGTGGCCGAGGAGCAGGGCGCGCCCATCGCCGCCCTCCAGGGCACGACCCAGAACGATATCATCAAGGAATACCTGTCGCGCGGCACCTACGTGTTCCCGCCCGCGCCGTCCCTCCGGCTCACCAAGGAC
The sequence above is drawn from the Methylobacterium mesophilicum SR1.6/6 genome and encodes:
- the ccrA gene encoding crotonyl-CoA carboxylase/reductase, which produces MAASAAISPTGGEVKDLYEMGEIPPLGHVPAKMYAWAIRRERHGPPEQSHQLEVLPVWEIGDDEVLVYVMAAGVNYNGVWAGLGEPISPFDVHKGEYHIAGSDASGIVWKVGSKVKRWKVGDEVIVHCNRDDGDDEECNGGDPMFSPSQRIWGYETGDGSFAQFCRVQSRQLMVRPKHLTWEEAACYTLTLATAYRMLFGHAPHTVKPGQNVLIWGASGGLGVFGVQLCAASGANAIAVISDESKRDYVMSLGAKGVINRKDFDCWGQLPKVNSPEFHAWTKEARKFGKAIWDITGKQDVDIVFEHPGEATFPVSALVVKRGGMVVFCAGTTGFNITFDARYVWMRQKRIQGSHFAHLKQASAANQFVLDQRIDPCMSEVFPWDKIPQAHTKMWKNQHPPGNMACLVNSPRAGLRTVEDVIEAGPLKR